One part of the Arabidopsis thaliana chromosome 1 sequence genome encodes these proteins:
- a CDS encoding Fatty acid desaturase family protein — translation MFIQIITQRKTTPQRSMCDPIREDGSNKRGAVSKEKRPYIHREWSWADIIRALTVINVHFLCLLAPFNYKWEALRFGFVLYALTSLSITFSYHRNLAHRSFKLPKWLEYPLAYFAVFALQGDPLDWVSIHRFHHQFTDSDRDPHSPIEGFWFSHVWWICDTRYIKYKCGGRNNVMDLKQQWFYWFLRMTIGFHVLMFWTVLYLYGGLPYLTCGGGVGGVIGYHVTWLVNSACHIWGSRSWKTKDTSRNVWWLSLFTMGESWHNNHHAFESSARQGLEWWQIDITWYLIRLFEVLGLATDVKLPSEIQKQKLALTR, via the exons ATGTTCATACAAATCATaactcaaagaaaaacaacccCTCAACGGTCGATGTGTGATCCCATTAGAGAAGATGGCTCTAACAAAAGAGGCGCCGTGAGTAAGGAAAAAAGGCCGTATATTCATAGAGAATGGTCGTGGGCCGATATAATACGAGCGTTAACCGTTATCAATGTGCACTTTTTGTGTCTCTTGGCACCATTTAACTACAAATGGGAAGCATTACGGTTCGGTTTCGTGCTCTACGCATTGACTTCACTCAGCATCACATTCTCATACCATAGGAACTTGGCTCACCGGAGCTTTAAGCTTCCGAAATGGCTTGAATATcctttagcttattttgctGTTTTTGCTCTTCAG gGTGATCCGTTGGATTGGGTGAGCATACATAGGTTCCATCACCAGTTCACAGATTCTGACCGTGACCCACATAGCCCTATCGAAGGATTTTGGTTCAGTCATGTGTGGTGGATATGTGACACTCGTTATATCAAATATAAG TGTGGAGGACGTAACAACGTGATGGACTTGAAGCAGCAATGGTTCTATTGGTTTCTACGAATGACAATTGGTTTCCACGTCTTAATGTTTTGGACTGTCCTCTATCTCTATGGTGGTTTACCTTACCTTACATGCGGCGGg GGCGTTGGAGGTGTGATTGGGTACCACGTGACATGGCTCGTGAACTCGGCATGCCATATTTGGGGTTCGAGATCATGGAAGACTAAAGACACATCTCGTAACGTTTG GTGGCTAAGCTTATTTACAATGGGAGAGAGTTGGCACAATAATCACCACGCCTTTGAGTCATCGGCGAGGCAAGGATTGGAGTGGTGGCAGATAGACATAACTTGGTATCTTATTCGACTATTTGAGGTTCTCGGGTTAGCCACTGACGTGAAATTGCCCTCGGAAATCCAGAAACAGAAACTGGCTCTGACTCGTTGA
- a CDS encoding Fatty acid desaturase family protein (Fatty acid desaturase family protein; FUNCTIONS IN: oxidoreductase activity, oxidoreductase activity, acting on paired donors, with oxidation of a pair of donors resulting in the reduction of molecular oxygen to two molecules of water; INVOLVED IN: oxidation reduction, lipid metabolic process; CONTAINS InterPro DOMAIN/s: Fatty acid desaturase, type 1, core (InterPro:IPR015876), Fatty acid desaturase, type 1 (InterPro:IPR005804); BEST Arabidopsis thaliana protein match is: Fatty acid desaturase family protein (TAIR:AT1G06350.1); Has 3432 Blast hits to 3432 proteins in 822 species: Archae - 0; Bacteria - 1534; Metazoa - 802; Fungi - 234; Plants - 106; Viruses - 4; Other Eukaryotes - 752 (source: NCBI BLink).) — MCDPIREDGSNKRGAVSKEKRPYIHREWSWADIIRALTVINVHFLCLLAPFNYKWEALRFGFVLYALTSLSITFSYHRNLAHRSFKLPKWLEYPLAYFAVFALQGDPLDWVSIHRFHHQFTDSDRDPHSPIEGFWFSHVWWICDTRYIKYKCGGRNNVMDLKQQWFYWFLRMTIGFHVLMFWTVLYLYGGLPYLTCGGGVGGVIGYHVTWLVNSACHIWGSRSWKTKDTSRNVWWLSLFTMGESWHNNHHAFESSARQGLEWWQIDITWYLIRLFEVLGLATDVKLPSEIQKQKLALTR, encoded by the exons ATGTGTGATCCCATTAGAGAAGATGGCTCTAACAAAAGAGGCGCCGTGAGTAAGGAAAAAAGGCCGTATATTCATAGAGAATGGTCGTGGGCCGATATAATACGAGCGTTAACCGTTATCAATGTGCACTTTTTGTGTCTCTTGGCACCATTTAACTACAAATGGGAAGCATTACGGTTCGGTTTCGTGCTCTACGCATTGACTTCACTCAGCATCACATTCTCATACCATAGGAACTTGGCTCACCGGAGCTTTAAGCTTCCGAAATGGCTTGAATATcctttagcttattttgctGTTTTTGCTCTTCAG gGTGATCCGTTGGATTGGGTGAGCATACATAGGTTCCATCACCAGTTCACAGATTCTGACCGTGACCCACATAGCCCTATCGAAGGATTTTGGTTCAGTCATGTGTGGTGGATATGTGACACTCGTTATATCAAATATAAG TGTGGAGGACGTAACAACGTGATGGACTTGAAGCAGCAATGGTTCTATTGGTTTCTACGAATGACAATTGGTTTCCACGTCTTAATGTTTTGGACTGTCCTCTATCTCTATGGTGGTTTACCTTACCTTACATGCGGCGGg GGCGTTGGAGGTGTGATTGGGTACCACGTGACATGGCTCGTGAACTCGGCATGCCATATTTGGGGTTCGAGATCATGGAAGACTAAAGACACATCTCGTAACGTTTG GTGGCTAAGCTTATTTACAATGGGAGAGAGTTGGCACAATAATCACCACGCCTTTGAGTCATCGGCGAGGCAAGGATTGGAGTGGTGGCAGATAGACATAACTTGGTATCTTATTCGACTATTTGAGGTTCTCGGGTTAGCCACTGACGTGAAATTGCCCTCGGAAATCCAGAAACAGAAACTGGCTCTGACTCGTTGA
- a CDS encoding Ribosomal protein L1p/L10e family (Ribosomal protein L1p/L10e family; FUNCTIONS IN: RNA binding; INVOLVED IN: RNA processing; LOCATED IN: chloroplast, chloroplast envelope; EXPRESSED IN: 22 plant structures; EXPRESSED DURING: 13 growth stages; CONTAINS InterPro DOMAIN/s: Ribosomal protein L1 (InterPro:IPR002143); BEST Arabidopsis thaliana protein match is: Ribosomal protein L1p/L10e family (TAIR:AT2G42650.1); Has 1018 Blast hits to 1018 proteins in 280 species: Archae - 3; Bacteria - 0; Metazoa - 406; Fungi - 260; Plants - 220; Viruses - 0; Other Eukaryotes - 129 (source: NCBI BLink).) encodes MSTTTTTAALPQRHQSKVDPQNVNRAVKSLLKWWDSKSKTENSESLENDGFVYLIVTLKRIPQLDRTNPLMIPLPHPLIDLVAEDPPELCLIIDDKHKNKITKEAALKKIEAEKIPITTVIKVSKLKSDLRKLEEEKRFELYFAERRLMPMLPKLLGKEFVKKNKTPIAINLRHGSWKEQIEKACESALFFVGTGTCSVVKVAKLSMGRNEIAENVVAAMNGIGDLVPGRWKNVKLFHLKLLESLALPVYQSVA; translated from the coding sequence ATgagtactactactactacggCTGCACTTCCGCAGCGACACCAGTCGAAGGTTGACCCGCAGAACGTTAACAGAGCCGTGAAGTCTCTGCTAAAATGGTGGGACTCCAAATCCAAGACCGAGAACTCTGAATCACTCGAGAACGACGGTTTCGTCTATCTAATCGTGACACTGAAGAGAATCCCTCAGTTGGATCGTACTAACCCCTTGATGATCcctcttcctcatcctctCATCGATCTGGTCGCCGAAGATCCGCCGGAGCTCTGTTTGATCATCGACGacaaacacaagaacaaaatcacaaaGGAAGCGGCTTTGAAGAAGATCGAAGCAGAGAAGATTCCAATCACCACAGTTATTAAAGTCTCCAAATTGAAATCCGATTTACGCAAATTAGAGGAGGAGAAGCGATTCGAGTTGTATTTCGCGGAGAGGAGGCTAATGCCGATGTTGCCGAAGCTGTTGGGGAAAGAGTTTGTTAAGAAGAATAAGACTCCGATTGCGATTAACTTAAGGCATGGTAGTTGGAAAGAGCAGATCGAAAAAGCTTGTGAATCAGCTTTGTTCTTCGTTGGTACAGGTACTTGCAGTGTTGTTAAAGTAGCGAAGTTGTCAATGGGAAGGAACGAGATTGCAGAGAATGTTGTAGCGGCCATGAATGGGATTGGTGATTTAGTTCCTGGTAGATGGAAGAATGTTAAATTGTTTCATCTCAAGTTACTTGAGAGCTTGGCATTGCCTGTTTATCAATCAGTTGCttga
- the ADS4 gene encoding Fatty acid desaturase family protein (Fatty acid desaturase family protein; FUNCTIONS IN: oxidoreductase activity, oxidoreductase activity, acting on paired donors, with oxidation of a pair of donors resulting in the reduction of molecular oxygen to two molecules of water; INVOLVED IN: oxidation reduction, lipid metabolic process; CONTAINS InterPro DOMAIN/s: Fatty acid desaturase, type 1, core (InterPro:IPR015876), Fatty acid desaturase, type 1 (InterPro:IPR005804); BEST Arabidopsis thaliana protein match is: Fatty acid desaturase family protein (TAIR:AT1G06360.1); Has 3426 Blast hits to 3426 proteins in 822 species: Archae - 0; Bacteria - 1532; Metazoa - 799; Fungi - 234; Plants - 106; Viruses - 4; Other Eukaryotes - 751 (source: NCBI BLink).) — MCDPTRDDGSSRSRVVSTMQKRAYFQRQWPLVDVVRASVVVIVHFLCLLAPFNFKWEALRFGLVLFALTTLSITFSFHRNLSHRSFKIPKWLEYPWAYSAVFALQGDPMDWVSIHRFHHQFTDSDRDPHSPKEGLLFSHILWIFDTQYIKYKCGGRDNVLDLKKQWFYKFLRRTIAVHILMFWTILYLYGGLPYLTCGGGVGIFIGYHVTWLVNSACHIWGSRSWNTKDTSRNVWWLSLFTMGESWHNNHHAFESSARQGLEWWQIDITWYLIRLFEVLGIATDVKLPSELQKQKMALVR, encoded by the exons ATGTGTGATCCCACTAGAGACGATGGCTCCAGCCGAAGCAGAGTGGTGAGTACTATGCAAAAGAGGGCGTATTTTCAGAGACAATGGCCGTTGGTCGATGTCGTAAGAGCGTCAGTCGTTGTGATTGTGCACTTTTTGTGTCTCTTGGCGCCGTTTAACTTCAAATGGGAAGCTTTACGGTTCGGTTTGGTGCTCTTCGCGTTGACTACACTCAGCATCACATTCTCATTCCATAGGAACTTGTCTCACCGTAGCTTCAAGATACCAAAATGGCTCGAATATCCTTGGGCTTATTCTGCTGTTTTCGCTCTTCAG gGTGATCCAATGGATTGGGTGAGCATACATAGGTTCCATCACCAGTTCACAGATTCGGACCGCGACCCACATAGCCCTAAAGAAGGATTATTGTTCAGCCATATCTTGTGGATATTTGACACCCAATACATCAAATACAAG TGTGGAGGACGTGACAACGTATTGGACTTGAAGAAGCAATGGTTTTATAAGTTTCTACGAAGGACTATTGCTGTTCACATCTTAATGTTTTGGACCATCCTCTATCTCTATGGTGGTTTACCTTACCTTACATGCGGCGGG GGCGTTGGAATTTTTATCGGGTATCACGTGACATGGCTCGTAAACTCGGCATGCCATATTTGGGGTTCAAGGTCGTGGAATACTAAAGACACATCTCGTAACGTTTG GTGGTTAAGTTTGTTTACGATGGGAGAAAGTTGGCACAACAACCATCACGCGTTTGAGTCATCGGCGAGGCAAGGATTGGAGTGGTGGCAGATAGACATAACTTGGTACCTCATTCGACTATTTGAGGTTCTCGGTATAGCCACTGATGTGAAATTGCCCTCGGAACTCCAGAAACAAAAGATGGCTCTCGTTCGTTAA